GCAAAATCGGCTTCATCGACCAGATCGATGCGCAGCCCTTCCTGGGTATGGGTAAAGCGCACATTGCGCGACATCTGCACCAGATCAGGGCGCGAATTGAGCCGCTGTTCCAGCTCCTCGCGCAACGCCTCGAACGCCACTTTCTGCAACGAACGGTTTGACTTGCCACCCCTGTCCTCGACACCGGTCGCATCTTTCGGGATGGTCAGTGAGCGGTCGCCGGTCTGCCCCATGGCATGCGGATATTCATCGCGCGAAACCACCGAATCGCCGCCGAAAAGGCCGTTCGAACCAGCGCTGCCCTGTTTCAGCTCCACCAGTGTCGGGGTGAAATAGTCGGCCAGCGCCTTGCGCTGTTTCTCATCAGTCGCCCCGAGCAGCCACATCAGCAGGAAGAACGCCATCATCGCGGTCACGAAATCGGCATAGGCCACCTTCCAAGCACCGCCATGATGGCCGCCATGGTCATCAGCGATGATCTTCTTGACGATGATCGGCCGCTGATTGTCTTTGTTGGCAGATTTTGCCGCAGCCATGACTTAGCGCGCCCTCAAACCGTCAAACACCTCGGCAAAGCTCGGCTGGTTGCCATGTTCAAGGCCCGACCGCGCGGCCTCGATCACCAGCGGCTGCGGGTGGCCGTGCAGGCTGGCGATGATGATCTGCTTGACGATATCGTACATCGCCAGATCGCTTTCTATGCTGTGCTTGCAGCGATTGGCCATCGGGCCGACAATGCCGTAAGCCAGCAAAACGCCGAGAAAGGTGCCGACCAGCGCAGAGCCGATCATCCCGCCCAATACGGCCGGTGGCTTGTCGATCGAACCCATGGTTTTCACAACACCGAGAACGGCGGCGACAATACCCAGCGCCGGCAGCGCATCGGCCAGCCATTGCAGATTCTCTGCCGGCCCCATGGCCTCTTTGTGATGGGTCTTGAGATGCTGGTCGATCACTTCCTCGACCGAATGCGGGTCGAGATCGCCCGAGGATACCACCACCAGCCGCAGTGAATCGCAGATCAGCGCGACCAGCACTGAATCGGCCAGCAATCGGGGATACTCGGCAAAAATCGCGGAATTTTGCGGCTCTTCGACATGCGGTTCAAGCGCCACAGGGCCCTCGGTCCGCAACAGCTTCATCAGCTTGGAGGTCAGGAAGATACAGTTGAGGAAATCGTCGCGCTTATATTTCGGACCGGAAAAAACGCGGACAAAGCCGCCCCCCAACGCCTTGACCTGGTGTATGGAGTTGCCGGTTATGATGGCAGCAACACCGGCACCGCCGATGATCATCATTTCCAGCGGCAGTGCCGCCAGAACCGGGCCGATATCGCCGCCTGAAATGATGAAACCGCCAAATACCATGACGATCAGAACCACTAAACCGACAGCTACCAGCATTATACCGCCTCACCCTTTGCGTTTATCTCACCCGTCTGACCTGACATGTCAGGATACAGTCTCACCAAAGGTGTAACGGTGAAAAGTGTTGCGGCTTAAGCGAAAAGCCGCGCCAATTGGCGGTATCAGCGCAGCAGGTCGAGCAGGCTGCGCTGTTCGATCCGGGCATAGATTGCCTGTGCCGCTTCGAGGCTGGTGCTCAGCGATTGCAGTCGGGTAATCGCTTCGGCAACATCGGTATCCTCAATCGCCGAACGCCGCTCGGCAAGCGCCAGCTGGTTATCCTCATATCGCACGCGTGCGCTCTCCAGCTCATTGCCGGTAACGCCCTGGCGCGCGATCAGCGTGGTGACACGCTCCAGAGCGGCTTCGACCGGAGCAAAGCGCGCCTCTCTATCCACGGTATCGCCATTGCGCACCGCATCAATTGTCAGCGTCATCACCTGTTGCAGCGTTTCACCGCCAGGGCCGATATTCTCGAGCAATTCCGCGCTCGACGGGGCCGCGACAATATCGCGATTTTCACCGATCGGAATCGCCAGCGGCGCTTGCGGAAAAAGCGCTCCGCCATGGCCGTCACCCAGCGCAACCAGATCATTCAGGGTGGCCAATATTCCTTCCAGCTCGAGTGCAATGCCCTCACGGTCATTGGCGTTCAGCGTCCCGCTATTCGCCTGAATCAACAGCTCATTGGCCCTGATCAGGGTCGACGACATGGTGTCGAGCGCGGACTCGGCCAGACTCGCCCGGGTCTGTGCCCGGCCGATATTGTTGGTCCAGGCCTGCTCATTGCTCTGCTGGCGCGACAGGCTGGAAATCTCGATCCAGCCCTGCGGGTCATCCGAGGCCTGGTCGATCCGCCGTCCGGTCGCAATCGCCTGTTGCTGCTCGGCAATCGCTTCGGCCAGTTCGATCTGGGTCTGGACCGCCACGGGCGGACGGTTACGGTTTATCGATTCTACCATCGCTTGGCCTTTTCGTTAGAATATCGCGAGTATCGACTGCATCGTCTCGCGCGCCACCTGGATGATCCGCGCCGAGGCTTCATAGGCCTGTTGCAGGCGGATCAGGTCGGCGGTCTCACGATCGATATCGACAGCCGCGCTTTCATCGCGTGCCGAACGGGCATTGCGGTCAAGCGCGGCGGCGGTGCTCTCCTCGCTGCGCGCGGTGGCGAGCAGATTGGCATGGGTCGCCATGATGGTGGTCCAGCCCTGTTCGGTGCCGCCAGCGCCGCGTTGCGCCGAAAGCCCGAGAATATTGCCATTGGCGGTGCCATCGGTCGAGGCCAGCGCCAGCGCCGCCGGATCAGCAGACAGCAGGGTCAGGCTGGCGGCACCAGCGGTGATCGCGACCAGGGGAGCACCAGCAGCACCGGCATCCGTGCGGCCCGCAGCCTGCCAGCCATTGATATCATTGGAGAATTGCTGTGCCAGTGCATCAAGACTGTCGAGCCTTGCCCCGGCCTGCACCATCGCATCGCTGAGGCCGGCGAGCAGGCCATTGCCCGGTGTACGGGTGGCTGTGCCATTGATCAGCACCTGGAGGCTGCGATCTGCATTTTCGTTGAGTGACAGCGTCGCGGCATCACCGCGCACAACGACATCCTCGCCGCCATAGCGGAGCGTAGCGATGCCCTTGTCGCCAAAGCTGATATCGACGTCGAGGCGTTCGGTAATCGCCGCCAGCGAAGCATCGCGCTGGTCGAGCAGAGCAGCTTCGCCATCGCTGCCGGGCCGGCTGCGCAGCAGGTCGACATTGATCCGCGCCAGTTCGTTCAGGCCCTGATTCAGCGCCGCAGTCTGCGACATGGCGGACTCACGCATCTGGTCGAGGGAAAAGCCGATATTGCCTGCAGTGCTGCGAAAGGCACCAATGGTGTTCCCGATATCGCTGAGGAACGTTGCACGCAGCGCTTCGTCGAACGGCGCAGCGGCCAGCTCCTCGCCACGAGCATAAACCTGAGTCAGCCGCGCACCGATATCGCGACCGCCATTGTCGAGACCCGTTTCCACCGAAGTCAGCCAGCTGGCAGCCGTTTCCGCACGTACCAGTGTCGCGCCGCTGAGGCGCGCCGAGGCTTCGAGAAACTCGTCACCGGCGCGGGCAATACCAACCACCGCCGCACCAGCAAGACCGGTCTGCGACACATAAAGCGGGTTCAGCGCTCCGGTTACCGTCTGATCGGCAATCCGGGTGGTGCGCCGGACATAATCCGGATTCTCCGCATTGGCGATGTTGTTGGACACGGTCTCCATGGCGCGGCTGTTAACCGCAAGACCGGATCTGCCAATGGTGAGGAGCGAGCTCATTTCTGTTCTCCGAAGGGCGTATCACGTGTGTCATCGACCCCGAATTGCTGCAACAGCAGTTCCGCAATGCCGAAGCTTTGCTGTTCGGCCATGCTCTCGGCAATCCGGTCATCGGCAAGATCACGAAACTGGTCACCGGCATTGCTGCCGAGCAGATCTTCGCCGAGCGATGCGGAACGCATCGAACCGATCATCTGGCGCAGGAAATGCGCCTCAAATGCCTCTGCCGCATCGCGCAGCGCGGCCTTGTCGATACCCTGGCTCTGCACCGGCAGCGATTGCGAAAGCGGCATGCCCCCGGCGACGGGCGCAGAGGCCCGGGCCGGGGGTGTGACGGTCTTGCCGGCAGCGGCAATGCGGGAGGGCATATCGGTCATATGATCACCAGTTCGGCTGTCAGTGCGCCCGCCTGTTTCAGCGCTTCGAGTATCGCCACAATGTCGCTGGGTGCGGCACCGAGCGCGTTGATCGATTCGACAATCTCCGCCAGCGATGCGCCGCGCGCAATGGAGGTGCTGGCCAGTGGCTCGTCAATAGCGATCTGGCTGTTCTCCTCAACCGCGGTACGACCGCGGCTGAACGGTTCGGGCTGGACCACAGTCGGTGCCTCATCGACCCGTACGGTGAGCGTGCCATGGCTGACGGCGGCCGGGCTGATCCGAACCGCACCGTTAATCACGACAGTGCCGGTGCGGGCATTGACGATCACCCGTGCCGCCGCTTCAGCCGGGGTCACAGGAATATTTTCGATGGTGCTCATCATCATTACCCGCTGCGGCTGGCTCTGCGGCGCCGCAATGCGGATCGACACCGCATCTTCGGCGCGCGCCATGCCATCACCGAATTCAGCATTGATGGCATCGGCAACGCGCATCGCGGTGGTCAGGTCGGCACTGTCGAGATTGAACGACAGAAAGGGGGAGTTTTCAAATCCGGTCGCGACGGAACGCTCGACAGTGGCACCGCTGGCAATGCGACCAACCGAAGGGATATTGACCGTGGTGGTGGAGCCGTCACGGCCCTGAACGCCCAGACCGCCAACGGCAAGGTTGCCCTGGGCCATGGCGTAGATCTGGCCATCGGCACCGATCAGCGGTGCCAGCACCAAAGTGCCGCCGCGCAGCGAACGCGCCTGGCCAAGTGCGGAGACGGTAACATCGATGCGTTGCCCGGGCTTTGCAAAAGCCGGGAGTTCTGCGGTGATCATCACCGCTGCAGCGTTGCGCGTCGCCGGGTTCAGGCCGGGCGGCAGCGCCAGTCCAAAGCGATTGGCCACGCCGCGCACGCCGAGCGTGGCATATTCCAGATTGTCATCACCGGTGCCGGCAAGGCCGACAACAATGCCGTAGCCGGTGAGCTGGTTGACACGCAGTCCCTGAAAACTGCCGAGATCCTTGATCCGCTCAGCCTGTGCCGGGCTGGAGGTAAAGCTGAAAACCACAGCCAGGACCAGCCATAGCGAACGGATGATCGGCCGGGAATAACGGGAAAAGTACATGATATTCTCACCCTGCTCAGAACGGGCTGATCGCCGAGAAGAAGCGCTGCAGCCAGCCCTGACGGCTCGCCTGTGCGATCTCTCCGGCGCCGCTATAGTTGATGCGGGCATTGGCAACCCGGGTCGACGGCACGATATTTTCCGGACCGATATCCACCGAACGGACAATGCCGCTGAACTGGACGAACTCGTCACCACGATTCAGCCGCATCAGCTTCTCGCCCTGCACCAGCATGGTGCCATTGGGATATACGGCGGCTATGGTCACGCTTATCTGTCCCTGTAACGAGTTGGATTGCGCCGCGCTGCCCGCGCCATTGAACGTCAGATTGCCACTGGCGCTGGCATCACTCGGATCAAAAAGGCTTAACGGACCGGTCGTCGGCGGATTAAGGCCAAAACCACCGCTGCGATCAGTGGTAGCACTGTTCGACTTGGCAGCCTGGGTGCGCTCGACCAGGGCGATGGTCAGCACATCGCCGACCTGTGCCGCCCTGGCCCCGCTGGTCAGCGCGGCATAACCGTTACTGGCCTGGAAGATTGCACCATTGTTCGTGGCGACCGCTACAGGAGGCGGCAAAGTCGGGGCAAAGGCCGGGCTGGGCCTGACTTCACCGCCTCCCATACAGGCACTCAAAAATGCCAGCGGTGCGAGCAGGGCTGCTCTGGGGAAAAGGCGTGTCTTAACGGGCATGGCTTCTGGTTCCTGTTTCAAGCGGATTACATATTCTGGTTGGCGAACTGCAGCATCTCGTCGGTTGCCGAGATCATCTTCGAATTGACCTCATAGGCACGCTGGGTCTCGATCATGTCGACCAGCTCCTCGACGATATTGACATTGGAGCCCTCAAGCGCGCCCTGGCGCAGCACGCCACGGCCTTCGATACCGGCAGCGCCGACCAGCGGCGGGCCGCTGGCTGCGGTCTGCTGCAGCAGGTTGTTGCCAAGTGGCTGCAGTCCGGCATTGTTGACGAAATTGGCGATCTCGATGCGGCCCAGCTCGCTCGGCTCGGCCTGTCCGGCAAGCGTGGCCGAGACGATGCCGTCATTGCCGATGGTGATGCCGGTAACGCCCTGCGGCACCTGGATCTGGGGGAAGAGCGGCAGGCCTTCGGAGTTTACGATCTGGCCCTGCTGCGTCAGGCTGAAATTGCCGGCGCGGGTGAAACCGATGGTGCCATCGGGCATTTGCAGCTGAAAATAGCCGGCACCTTCAATCGCCAGATCGAGCGCATTGCCGGTATTCTGCAGCGATCCCTGGGTCTCGATGCGTGCGGTGCCGGCGACTTCGACACCGGTGCCCAGTGACAGACCAACGGCATATTGGTTGATCTGGTCCGACTGCGCCCCTTTCTGCACGATCTGCTGATAGGCAAGCGTCTGGAACTGCGCCCGGTCACGCTTGAAACCCGTGGTGTTCACATTGGCCAGGTTGTTGGCGATCACCCGCATCCGGGTATTCTGTGCGTCGAGCCCGGTGCGGGCGACCTGAAGGGCGGAATTACTCATCGTTCAATCTCCTGTGATAGGTCGGCCATGTGCCGGTCAGTTGGGCATCTGCATGATGCGGGCACCGGATTCATCGAGCTCCTGCGCCGAGGTCATCAGCTTGACCTGCGCCTCCCAGGCGCGGCTGGTTTCGATCATGTCGACCAGCGCCTGCGTCATGTTGACATTGGATCCCTCCAGCGCGCCAGTGACCAGCCGGGCATCGGGATCAGCCGGCAGCACACCATCGTCAGGCACATGGAACAGCGTGTCCGTAAATTTGACGATCTCGCTGCCCTTGGGACTGGCGATTTTCAGCTGGTCGACCTGTTGCGGCTGCAGCGGATCACCACCTGGGGGTACGATCCACACGCCGCCATCATCGGCAATGCGCAGCTGATCCGCGGGCGGCAGCGTCAATGGCCCACTCCGGCCAAGCACCGGGAAACCATCGCCGGTGGTTACCAGACCGCTTTCGGTAAGCTGCAAATCACCGCGACGGGTATAGGCTTCGGCACCATCGGGCGCCTGCACCGCGAGCAGCGCGTCGCCCTGCATGGCGATATCGAGCGGACGACCGGTGGTCTTTATCGGCCCCGGATTCATATCGGCGGCGAGCACTTCTTCCTTGACCGTGGCGCGACTGTCAAGACCATCGCCGTTGATATAAAGCGCCTGCGCGTTGACAATCTCGCCACGGAAACCGGTGGTGCTGGCGTTCGCCATATTGTTGGCAATCACCGTCTGCCGGTTCATGATACCCTGCATAGCCCGCAGGTTGGTGCGTACCATCTTGTCCATTATCGCATCTCCTAAGGCGCGATTGTCAGCGCGTTGTTGTCAGCACATGGGGCGCAGATCACCGGATCAACCGGATTAGATCTGCAGGTTGATGATCGTCTGCGTCAGCGTGTTGGCGGTTTCGATCGCCTGGGCATTGGCCTGGAAGTTTCGCTGTGCCGAAATCAGCGACACCAGCTCTTCGGTGATGTCGATATTGGCGGTTTCGAGCGAACCCGAACGGATGCTGCCCAGCGAGCCCTCGCCCGCCTGGTCGAAGGTCGCGACACCCGAATCTCCGGTTGCCTGCCACTGGGCGTCTCCGACCGGTCGCAAGCCTTCGACTGCCGGGAAGCTGGCCAGCGCCAGGGCACCCAGACGCTGCTGGTTGCCATTGGCGAAGGTCGCGGTGACGACACCATCATTACCGATGCTGATATTCGCCAGCAACGATGTCGGGTCGGCAGGGTCGGCTTCAGGCAGCATGAAATCGCTGAGATCGGCATTGGTGGTACCGGTTACCTGTCCGGTCGCATCGACCGGCAGCAGCTGCACCTTGTTGCCCAGCGTATCGACAACGACGCGATCGGTGTTCACGGCGAACGCGCCGTTACGGGTATAGGTTGTGGTCGCGTTGGCGGCGTCGCTGCGCACGGTGAAGAAACCGTCACCGGCAATGGCCAGATCGAGCGTACGATCGGTTGTCTGCAGCGTGCCCTGGGTGAATTGCTGGCTAACGCCGTTGAGACGGACACCCTGTCCGGTCAGCTTGGTCGTGGTCTGGGTCGGCGATGCGGCAAAGACATCACCAAATATGGCGCGGCTTTTCTTGAAGCCATTGGAGTTGCTGTTGGCGATATTGTTCGAAATCACCGACAGGTCGGTCTGGGCCGCTTTCAGGCCGCTAAGTGACGTTACGAAAGACATGATACTCTCCTTCTAAAAAATCCTGAGATATGAATGTTCAGCCTATTCTCTGGGCCTGGTTTGCGGGAATCTGGCCAATCGGCGTGATCAGCGCAGCGCCATTGCTGTCGCCCGATGCCGCCACCGCCGAAACCGGAAGCCAGGTTGAAATCTGTGACGCATAGCCACCACCGACGCGCACCTTGAGCGGCCCGGAATCGACCGGTTTGCCATCCTCTCTCCCGCTCTCGAAGCGGAATGGCATGGCCCCGGCGGGGACGTTGCGCATTGTCTCGGCGTGCACGACATTGCCTGCGCCATCGACCAGTTCGACGGTCAGTTCGTCGACCGGACCGGCCATCACAATCTCGCCGGCATAGACGCCTTCGGGGTCCATAGCCGCCATGTCACCCGGCACCAGCGCCGAACGACCGATAAACTGGGCTGCATCGGCCATGCCGATGGAGTTGAAGGAATTGGCGATCTGCTGCAGCGAGACATTCATCTCGGCAATTCCGGCCACCGACGAGAATTGTGCCATCTGCGCCACCATCGCCTGGTTATCCACCGGATCGAACGGGTCCTGATAGCGCAGCTGCGCCGTCATCAGCTTCAGAAAAGCCGCCTGGTCAAGCGTCTCGCCGCCGGTTGCGTTCACTGGCTGTGCGCGGGTCAGCCCGCTGGGAAGTGCGTTGTTTATCGAGGTCATTTGCCCATCCTCACCGTATCGAGGATCAGCGACTTGGCGGTCTGCAGCACCTGAACGTTGTTCTGATACTGACGCGCCGTTTCCATCATGTCGATCAGTTCGGCGGCCTCGTCGACTCCGGCTTCCCAGACATAGCCGTCAGCATCGGCAATGGGGTTATTCGGGTCATAGCGCCGGGTCGGCTGGGTATCGGACTGGACCACCCGGTCGACGTCGACGGTAGCCATGCCATTTTCATCCTCAGTCGCGCGAAATACCGGTTTCAGCGCACGATAGGCCTCGGCCTCGCTGGAATAGGTCGTACGCGCATTGGCGAGATTGGACGCGGTGGTGTTCATCCGCGTCATCTGCGCCGACATGGCCCGACCGCTAATGTCAAAGATATTCATCGGCATGGTCATTCTCCCTTGAGCGCACGGGTGATCGAGTTCACCCGCGCTTCAAGAAATGAGAGGGTGGTGCTGTACTGCACCGCATTTTCGGCAAACAATGTCTGCTCGGTCGACAGTTCGACGGTGTTGCCATCCATCGAGGTCTGAAGCGGGATGCGATAGCCCATGGTTTCGCTCATGGCCTGCCGGGTATCTTCACCCTGCTGCACCATTTGCATGGCGCGATCGAAATCGAGATCGCGCGCCTTGTAATTCGGCGTCGCGGCATTGGCGATATTGGATGCAAGGACGCCCAGGCGCTGCGATCTCAGCTGCAGCGCTGCGCCGTGCACTCCGAAAATCCTGTCTGCACCCATGGCAAACTCCTTTGCTTAACTCCGCCACCAAATCGCCGTTACAGGCTGTGAGCGGATTGTGTCGTCCCTTTCAAAGCAATTGGTGTGCCACATAGTTAAAAACGTTTTATATCATTTGTTTATACGGACTTCGCAGCTGTGTATGCAGAGGCCATTCCAGGGTTTCGGCAAGGCTTTGCCGGGGTGGCGGCAAGAATTTGCCGTGGTGCATGCCGGGGGTTCCAGACGAGGGAGAAAACCGTGCCGGGCGTGTTTCTGATGTTCTTTGATCCACTCTCACTGCTGTTGGTGATTGCAACCAGCGCGATGATAGCGCTGGTACAGAATGGCGCGGCAGCCATTTATCACGCCATCCACATCGTACCGCGGCTCTGGGCCGGCAATACAGGCAATCAAGCCGAGCGCGCTCGGCTGGCCTTGCTTCGTGTCGAACAGAAGGTGACGGAAAACGGTCCCTGGCATGCCGACCGGATCATCGCCGATATACCCTTTGTCGCGACGCTGGCGGAGATGCTGGCCAATGCTCCTGATCGAGCCAGTTTTGCGGAGGCCGTATCGCGCCATCGCACACAGCTGCAGCGCAGACATGACGCCGCTATCGGCTTTTGGAGCGATATCGCCGAGGCCGCACCGGCCATCGGCATGATCGGCACCGTTGTCGGCCTGATATGGATGTTCGATGGTATTGAAAGCGCCGATGCCATTGGCGAGGCCATGGCGATCTGCCTGCTGACCAGCCTGTACGGGCTGTTACTGGCGCATGTCGTGGCCGGACCGATTGCCCGCCGGGCCGAGCTCTATGCGGCACAGCAAAATATGTGGCACGATGATGTGACAGCACGCTTCCTGCAGCTGGCAGAGCGGTATCTCGGGCAACGCGGAGTCGTTCTCGACCTTTCCAACCATAATGCCTCAGCCAAGAAGAACGGTCTCGATCGGGCCCCCGATATAGCCAAAGCCCCGAAGAGCGCCGGATAATGCGCCACAAAAGGCACAGCATGACCAGCTTTCTGGACCTGGCGTTGATCATGGTCGGCGCCACGGCACTTGTCGCGCAGGTCAATCTGCGGCAGGTCGAGTCAGCGGCGTTCGCAGGCGACGAGACGAATGCCAGGCAATTCCACTTTGCTCTCGAAGAGCTGTTTGCTCCGGATGACGCCAGGCTGTCACCCGGTGGTCAGCAGGAAATGGCCGAACTCGCTCCGCGTCTCGGTGACGATAATGTAAGGGTACATGTCCCGGCAGAACAGGCCGGCAGCAGCAGCGGCAGATTGAATGGCTGGGAGATGGCATCGGCGCGCATGGCGTCTATTCTGCACGCCTTGCACCGCCATGGCATAGCCGAGGAGAAGCTCGAGACCGCTGCCATAAAAGTGACGCGGTCAGAGGCTATAATGGACGAAGAGGACGAAACTGTTACCATCAGTTCGTTTCCAAACCGGAACAAATAGACACCTGGGGAGTTGGCACAGTTATTGCTGCACTCATTGCCGTAAACAAATGCAAATTGCAAAGGTGTCACAATGACAGTGCGAAAGACCAGTATAGCAGCGTCGACCATAGTCATTGCCATGGCGCTATCTGCTCCGGCAATGGCCAAGCAGTTTCAGGATACCAGGATTCTGGACGCATTGGTTGCAGCCAAACTCGGTAGCGAAATTGGCGAGCCCGGCGGTGCCCGCGCCGCAATAGATCACCGCTTGAAACTGGCGCAATGCCCGGAGACCCCGAAGGTCAGTAACGGCATGATGGACAGCGCAGTTGTCCGCTGTGAATCACTGGGCTGGCGTATCCGTGTGCCGATCAATATCAGCGCACAAAATAGTAGGATACAGCCTGTGACGACAGCGTCTGCAACGCAGTCACGCTACTATTCCGGCAATAGCGAGGTCGCTATCCGTAGGGGTGAACCGGTCAGGCTGACCATCTCGCGGCCCGGATTTTCACTGTCGCGAATGATGGTTGCAGACCGCAATGGCAAAATCGGTGAACTTATTCCCGTCCGTGCCGACCGGCGTGACAAACCCATTATGGCCCGTGTCACTGATATGGGCGAGGCAACCGTGATGGCCCGTT
Above is a genomic segment from Pseudomonadota bacterium containing:
- the flgB gene encoding flagellar basal body rod protein FlgB, whose protein sequence is MGADRIFGVHGAALQLRSQRLGVLASNIANAATPNYKARDLDFDRAMQMVQQGEDTRQAMSETMGYRIPLQTSMDGNTVELSTEQTLFAENAVQYSTTLSFLEARVNSITRALKGE
- a CDS encoding MotA/TolQ/ExbB proton channel family protein — its product is MPGVFLMFFDPLSLLLVIATSAMIALVQNGAAAIYHAIHIVPRLWAGNTGNQAERARLALLRVEQKVTENGPWHADRIIADIPFVATLAEMLANAPDRASFAEAVSRHRTQLQRRHDAAIGFWSDIAEAAPAIGMIGTVVGLIWMFDGIESADAIGEAMAICLLTSLYGLLLAHVVAGPIARRAELYAAQQNMWHDDVTARFLQLAERYLGQRGVVLDLSNHNASAKKNGLDRAPDIAKAPKSAG
- a CDS encoding flagella basal body P-ring formation protein FlgA: MTVRKTSIAASTIVIAMALSAPAMAKQFQDTRILDALVAAKLGSEIGEPGGARAAIDHRLKLAQCPETPKVSNGMMDSAVVRCESLGWRIRVPINISAQNSRIQPVTTASATQSRYYSGNSEVAIRRGEPVRLTISRPGFSLSRMMVADRNGKIGELIPVRADRRDKPIMARVTDMGEATVMAR